GTAGGACGATAGAGACAGCTGAATGAGGCCACAAGCGACTCTGTATCCTTGCCAAGTTTTGTCACTGTCAGcatggctgctgctgcatccTTCTTGAAACAGTACACAAACAGTTAAACACACGCAGGGTGCTGCCACGTTTTGAGTTTGTGCAAAAGTTATACGCAAATTTCTgtttctcttcctccctccttaaCATCAGCAGAAACATACGTACAGAAGAAATCTGACCACCATTTGATACATTCTGTGTGCAAATTTCAGGTGCATATATCAGTGGTAGGGCCTGACAAGATGAGGGTGGCATGGAtcaccgacgacgacgcgccggcGATCGTCGAGTATGGCACGACGTCAGGCCAGTACCCTTTCTCCGCAACCGGAAACACGACGACCTACTCCTACGTCCTCTACAAATCCGGGAAGATCCACGACGCCGTCATCGGCCCACTGCAGCCTAGCACGACCTACTACTACCGGTGCAGCTCCAACCCGTCACGCGAGTTCTCCTTCCGGACGCCGCCGGCCACACTCCCCTTCAAGTTCGTCATCGTCGGTAACGCATGAATTTTTCAATATCAAAGTGTCGAGCTGGGTTCATGGCGAGTTTTGATGGACATCGATGTGTGAAGGTGACCTTGGCCAAACGGAATGGACGGATTCGACACTGAAGCACATCGCGGCGGCCGACTACGACGTGCTCCTACTTCCCGGCGACCTGTCGTACGCCGACTCCATCCAGCCACGGTGGGACTCGTACGGCCGCGTCGTGGAGCCTTTGGCGAGCGCGCGGCCATGGATGGTGACCCAGGGCAACCACGAGGTCGAGAAGCTCCCCCTCGTCGAGCCGACGCCCTTCAAGGCCTACAACGCGCGGTGGCGCATGCCGTTCGACGCCGGCGCCACGCCGTCGGGCGACAACCTCTACTACTCCttcgacgtcgccggcggcgccgtgcaCGTCATCATGCTGGGCTCCTACACCGACTACGCCGCGGGCAGCTCGCAGTACGATTGGCTCCAGCGCGATCTGGCGGCggtcggccgccgcggcggcacggcggcgttCGTGGTGGCGCTGGTGCACGCGCCGTGGTACAGCAGCAACGAGGCGCACCGGGGGGACGGCGACGCCATGCGCGCCGCCATGGAGGAGCTTCTGTACGGCGGGCGCGTGGACGCCGTGTTCGCGGGGCACGTGCACGCGTACGAGAGGTTCGCGCGCGTgtacggcggcgaggaggacccCTGCGCGCCGGTGTACGTCaccatcggcgacggcggcaaccGGGAGGGGCTGGCGGGGAAGTACGCGGA
This genomic window from Setaria viridis chromosome 8, Setaria_viridis_v4.0, whole genome shotgun sequence contains:
- the LOC117866823 gene encoding probable purple acid phosphatase 20, which translates into the protein MAMARRRGTALAALLVLAASAALSVLPACLAVTSPYVRPAPRATLSLLRKDDDADGPTPQQVHISVVGPDKMRVAWITDDDAPAIVEYGTTSGQYPFSATGNTTTYSYVLYKSGKIHDAVIGPLQPSTTYYYRCSSNPSREFSFRTPPATLPFKFVIVGDLGQTEWTDSTLKHIAAADYDVLLLPGDLSYADSIQPRWDSYGRVVEPLASARPWMVTQGNHEVEKLPLVEPTPFKAYNARWRMPFDAGATPSGDNLYYSFDVAGGAVHVIMLGSYTDYAAGSSQYDWLQRDLAAVGRRGGTAAFVVALVHAPWYSSNEAHRGDGDAMRAAMEELLYGGRVDAVFAGHVHAYERFARVYGGEEDPCAPVYVTIGDGGNREGLAGKYADPQPAISAFREASFGHGRLEVVNATHALWAWHRNDDDEAVLADQVWITSLAANPACHRSKN